One genomic window of Syngnathoides biaculeatus isolate LvHL_M chromosome 13, ASM1980259v1, whole genome shotgun sequence includes the following:
- the LOC133511089 gene encoding regulator of G-protein signaling 2-like, producing the protein MDGFCKTSLDLQSPKRKHYLWKTKIHVFIQNPAPWAKINSASEKRPVAESLEVLLSHKGGQSAFRDFLKSEFCEENLDFWLACQEFKTVDRKDERKQRALHIYEEFIGTESPSQVNLDFYTKNVIRQNLDQPAPSCFVVAQKKIFSLMENGSFPRFIQSKHFQDVLKCTSKRAGARRL; encoded by the exons atggatggattttgtaaaACATCTCTGGATCTTCAGAGCCCAAAGAGAAA GCACTATTTATGGAAAACCAAAATACACGTCTTCATTCAGAATCCTGCACCGTGGGCTAAAATCAACAG CGCAAGTGAAAAAAGGCCAGTGGCAGAATCTCTTGAAGTACTTCTTTCCCATAAAG gtggacaaTCAGCCTTTCGGGACTTTCTAAAGTCCGAATTCTGTGAGGAAAACTTGGACTTCTGGCTGGCCTGTCAAGAGTTCAAAACCGTGGACAGAAAGGATGAGCGGAAACAGAGAGCGTTGCACATCTATGAAGAATTCATCGGTACCGAATCTCCTTCACAG GTAAATCTggatttttacacaaaaaatgtcatcagaCAAAATCTGGATCAGCCGGCTCCGTCCTGCTTTGTTGTGGCGCAAAAGAAAATCTTCAGTCTGATGGAGAACGGCTCCTTCCCTCGCTTCATTCAGTCGAAACACTTTCAAGACGTCTTGAAATGCACTTCCAAGCGAGCCGGCGCCAGAAGGCTTTGA
- the ro60 gene encoding 60 kDa SS-A/Ro ribonucleoprotein isoform X2, translating to MQPSGGCPSGPDDQTLNAAGDWGHWEVSDKVRLCRFLCYGSEGDVYTAAEGSHVDMGRAGALLSMLQEGRGIEAVNEIKRFAQDGQSVRLDPSIFALALCSQHSEMATKRAAFQALKDVCRDPAHLFSFIQYKKELKQDMKCGIWGRALRKAVSDWYNAQDALSLAAAVTRCKQRGGWSHKDILRLSHTKPADEAIALISKYVAKGWKEVQVAYADKNNTEEVVKVLSYLEVVEKVKHSCDEMEVINLIEENKLGREQLPTDHLKSKLVWRGLLKDMAIRSVLPILGKMTAKKVLQPGSAETQALCERIQSETALEQEEVHPFSILLASEHYKRGQGYQGKTKWAADGNILKALDVAFYKSFLNVEPVGKSFVVAVDVSTSLSSVVPGTSIRTAVAAAVITMVFARTERDTHVLAYSEGALEVCSVSADMNLLQTTDELVKIPGGSTDLTLPITWAIENGKAVDVFIVLTNNPLWTFTTSPVEALRKHREKSGRRSKLVMCGLTSLGHTIADTEDRGLLSICGFDLGAFRVIRNLAQDLM from the exons ATGCAGCCGTCGGGAGGCTGCCCGTCCGGTCCGGACGACCAGACTTTGAACGCAGCAGGCGATTGGGGTCACTGGGAGGTCAGCGACAAGGTCAGGCTGTGTCGCTTCTTGTGCTACGGCTCTGAGGGAGACGTGTACACGGCCGCAGAAGGTTCTCACGTCGACATGGGGCGGGCAGGAGCCCTGCTTTCCATGCTTCAGGAGGGCCGAGGCATCGAAGCGGTGAACGAAATCAAAAGGTTCGCTCAAGACGGACAAAGTGTCAGACTCGACCCCTCCATTTTTGCGTTGGCGCTGTGCTCCCAGCACTCTGAGATGGCGACAAAGCGTGCGGCATTTCAAGCTCTGAAGGACGTCTGTCGGGATCCCgcccatctgttttcttttatcCAATACAAGAAGGAATTGAAGCAGGACATGAAGTGCGGAATTTGGGGCCGTGCGCTGAGGAAAGCCGTGTCTGACTGGTACAACGCCCAGGATGCTCTCAGTCTAGCTGCAGCTGTGACCAGATGTAAACAGAGAGGGGGGTGGTCACACAAGGACATCCTCAGGCTATCTCATACCAAACCAGCTGATGAAG CTATTGCTTTGATCAGCAAATATGTCGCAAAAGGTTGGAAAGAGGTCCAGGTTGCCTACGCCGACAAAAACAACACGGAGGAGGTTGTCAAAGTGCTGTCATACCTTGAAGTGGTGGAGAAGGTCAAGCACAGTTGTGATGAAATGGAGGTCATCAATTTGATTGAGGAGAACAAGTTGGGGAGGGAGCAGCTTCCTACTGACCACCTCAAGTCCAAATTA GTTTGGAGGGGCCTGTTGAAGGATATGGCGATTCGGTCAGTTCTCCCGATCCTGGGAAAGATGACAGCCAAAAAGGTGCTTCAGCCTGGCTCGGCTGAAACCCAAGCACTGTGTGAGAGAATCCAGAGTGAAACCGCACTAGAGCAG GAAGAGGTGCACCCTTTCAGCATACTCTTGGCTTCTGAACACTACAAAAGAGGTCAAGGCTATCAGGGTAAAACGAAATGGGCAGCAGACGGCAACATCCTCAAAGCCCTGGACGTTGCGTTTTATAAGAGTTTCCTG AACGTGGAGCCAGTCGGTAAAAGTTTCGTTGTGGCTGTGGATGTGAGCACATCGCTGAGCAGTGTCGTCCCAGGAACGTCAATCAGAACGGCAGTCGCTGCTGCGGTAATTACTATG GTGTTTGCAAGAACAGAGAGAGACACCCACGTGCTGGCCTATTCTGAAGGAGCTCTGGAGGTTTGCTCTGTATCGGCTGACATGAATCTGCTCCAAACAACCGATGAACTCGTAAAG ATCCCCGGAGGAAGCACAGACCTCACCCTTCCCATCACATGGGCCATAGAAAACGGCAAAGCCGTCGATGTGTTCATCGTTCTAACCAACAACCCACTGTGGACTTTCACTACAAGCCCAGTAGAAGCATTGAGGAAACACAGAgag AAATCAGGACGCCGTTCCAAGTTGGTGATGTGTGGGCTGACGTCTTTAGGACACACAATCGCTGACACAGAGGACAGAGGTCTACTGAGTATCTGCGGTTTTGATCTCGGAGCCTTCCGCGTCATTCGTAACCTGGCACAGGATCTCATGTGA
- the ro60 gene encoding 60 kDa SS-A/Ro ribonucleoprotein isoform X1, which yields MQPSGGCPSGPDDQTLNAAGDWGHWEVSDKVRLCRFLCYGSEGDVYTAAEGSHVDMGRAGALLSMLQEGRGIEAVNEIKRFAQDGQSVRLDPSIFALALCSQHSEMATKRAAFQALKDVCRDPAHLFSFIQYKKELKQDMKCGIWGRALRKAVSDWYNAQDALSLAAAVTRCKQRGGWSHKDILRLSHTKPADEAIALISKYVAKGWKEVQVAYADKNNTEEVVKVLSYLEVVEKVKHSCDEMEVINLIEENKLGREQLPTDHLKSKLVWRGLLKDMAIRSVLPILGKMTAKKVLQPGSAETQALCERIQSETALEQEEVHPFSILLASEHYKRGQGYQGKTKWAADGNILKALDVAFYKSFLNVEPVGKSFVVAVDVSTSLSSVVPGTSIRTAVAAAVITMVFARTERDTHVLAYSEGALEVCSVSADMNLLQTTDELVKIPGGSTDLTLPITWAIENGKAVDVFIVLTNNPLWTFTTSPVEALRKHREVLPFAQLLISALLRFHCQLTSFSIHTAESGTPLSKYEIVFHLIFSFLLIGCMFL from the exons ATGCAGCCGTCGGGAGGCTGCCCGTCCGGTCCGGACGACCAGACTTTGAACGCAGCAGGCGATTGGGGTCACTGGGAGGTCAGCGACAAGGTCAGGCTGTGTCGCTTCTTGTGCTACGGCTCTGAGGGAGACGTGTACACGGCCGCAGAAGGTTCTCACGTCGACATGGGGCGGGCAGGAGCCCTGCTTTCCATGCTTCAGGAGGGCCGAGGCATCGAAGCGGTGAACGAAATCAAAAGGTTCGCTCAAGACGGACAAAGTGTCAGACTCGACCCCTCCATTTTTGCGTTGGCGCTGTGCTCCCAGCACTCTGAGATGGCGACAAAGCGTGCGGCATTTCAAGCTCTGAAGGACGTCTGTCGGGATCCCgcccatctgttttcttttatcCAATACAAGAAGGAATTGAAGCAGGACATGAAGTGCGGAATTTGGGGCCGTGCGCTGAGGAAAGCCGTGTCTGACTGGTACAACGCCCAGGATGCTCTCAGTCTAGCTGCAGCTGTGACCAGATGTAAACAGAGAGGGGGGTGGTCACACAAGGACATCCTCAGGCTATCTCATACCAAACCAGCTGATGAAG CTATTGCTTTGATCAGCAAATATGTCGCAAAAGGTTGGAAAGAGGTCCAGGTTGCCTACGCCGACAAAAACAACACGGAGGAGGTTGTCAAAGTGCTGTCATACCTTGAAGTGGTGGAGAAGGTCAAGCACAGTTGTGATGAAATGGAGGTCATCAATTTGATTGAGGAGAACAAGTTGGGGAGGGAGCAGCTTCCTACTGACCACCTCAAGTCCAAATTA GTTTGGAGGGGCCTGTTGAAGGATATGGCGATTCGGTCAGTTCTCCCGATCCTGGGAAAGATGACAGCCAAAAAGGTGCTTCAGCCTGGCTCGGCTGAAACCCAAGCACTGTGTGAGAGAATCCAGAGTGAAACCGCACTAGAGCAG GAAGAGGTGCACCCTTTCAGCATACTCTTGGCTTCTGAACACTACAAAAGAGGTCAAGGCTATCAGGGTAAAACGAAATGGGCAGCAGACGGCAACATCCTCAAAGCCCTGGACGTTGCGTTTTATAAGAGTTTCCTG AACGTGGAGCCAGTCGGTAAAAGTTTCGTTGTGGCTGTGGATGTGAGCACATCGCTGAGCAGTGTCGTCCCAGGAACGTCAATCAGAACGGCAGTCGCTGCTGCGGTAATTACTATG GTGTTTGCAAGAACAGAGAGAGACACCCACGTGCTGGCCTATTCTGAAGGAGCTCTGGAGGTTTGCTCTGTATCGGCTGACATGAATCTGCTCCAAACAACCGATGAACTCGTAAAG ATCCCCGGAGGAAGCACAGACCTCACCCTTCCCATCACATGGGCCATAGAAAACGGCAAAGCCGTCGATGTGTTCATCGTTCTAACCAACAACCCACTGTGGACTTTCACTACAAGCCCAGTAGAAGCATTGAGGAAACACAGAgag gttttgCCATTTGCACAGTTGTTAATTTCAGCCCTGTTACGATTCCACTGCCAGCTCACCAGCTTCTCCATACATACTGCAGAAAGCGGCACGCCCCTGTCCAAATATgaaattgtatttcatttgatttttagttttttattgaTCGGTTGCATGTTTCTTTGA
- the cdc73 gene encoding parafibromin isoform X3, producing the protein MADVLSVLRQYNIQKKEIIAQGDEVIFGEFSWPKNVKTNYIIWGTGKEGQPKEYYTLDSILFLLNNVHLPHPSYVRRAATENIPVVRRPDRKGLLSYLNGESSTSTSIDRSAPIEIGLQRPTQVKRAADEVSSEAKKPRIEDEERVRLDKERLAARLEGHKEGIVQTDQIRSLSEAMSVEKIAAIKAKIMAKKRSTIKPDLDDDITVKQRSFVDAEVDVTRDIVSRERVWRTRTTILQSTGKNFSKNIFAILQSVKAREEGRAPEQRPAQNTTQVDPSLRNKQPVPAAYSRYDQERFKGKEETEGFKIDTMGTYHGMTLKSVTEGASARKAQTPTLQPVPRPVSQARPPPNQKKGSRTPIIIIPAATTSLITMLNAKDLLQDLKLVTSDEKKKQGIQRDNEVLLQRRKDQIQPGGNMLSVTVPYRVIDQPLKLAPQDWDRVVAVFVQGPAWQFKGWPWLLPDGSPVDIFAKIRAFHLKYDEAKTDPNVQKWDVTVLELSRHRRHLDRPVFLRFWETLDRYMVKHKSHLRF; encoded by the exons ATGGCTGATGTGTTGAGCGTTCTTCGTCAGTATAATATCCAGAAAAAGGAAATCATTGCTCAGGGAGATGAAGTTATATTCGGAGAATTCTCCTGGCCaaaaaatgtcaagaccaaCTATATTATCTGGGG AACCGGTAAAGAGGGCCAGCCCAAGGAATACTATACTTTGGACTCTATTTTGTTCTTGCTCAACAATGTGCATCTACCACATCCGTCCTATGTGCGAAGAGCTGCA ACAGAGAACATCCCTGTTGTTCGAAGGCCAGATCGAAAGGGTTTGCTTTCCTACCTTAATGGCGAGAGCT CGACGTCGACCAGTATTGACAGAAGTGCACCCATCGAAATTGGCCTGCAAAGACCAACACAAG tGAAAAGAGCTGCAGATGAGGTCTCTTCAGAAGCCAAAAAACCCAGGATTGAG GATGAGGAACGGGTGCGTCTGGACAAGGAGCGTTTGGCTGCTCGTTTGGAGGGCCACAAAGAGGGTATTGTGCAGACTGACCAGATCAG ATCCTTGTCTGAGGCCATGTCAGTCGAGAAGATTGCCGCCATTAAAGCCAAGATTATGGCCAAGAAGCGGTCCACCATCAAGCCAGATCTGGATGATGACATAACTGTGAAACAGAGAAGCTTTGTCGATGCCGAAGTGGATGTCACTCGAGACATTGTCAGCAGAGAGAGGGTGTGGAGGACAAGGACAACCATTCTCCAGAGCACTGGAAAG AACTTCTCCAAGAACATCTTTGCGATTCTTCAGTCGGTGAAAGCCAGAGAAGAAGGGCGAGCGCCAGAGCAAAGACCGGCGCAGAACACAACTCAAGTG GACCCTTCGCTCAGAAACAAGCAGCCTGTGCCGGCGGCCTACAGCAGATACGATCAGGAGAGATTCAAAGGAAAAGAGG aaACGGAGGGTTTCAAAATCGATACCATGGGGACCTACCACGGGATGACTCTGAAGTCTGTGAcg GAAGGGGCATCTGCTCGGAAGGCTCAGACCCCTACACTGCAGCCTGTACCCCGCCCAG TCTCACAAGCCAGACCTCCACCAAATcagaaaaaag GATCCCGCACTCCCATCATCATTATCCCGGCTGCCACCACCTCACTCATCACAATGCTGAATGCCAAGGACCTGCTGCAGGATCTCAA GTTGGTCACATCCgacgagaagaagaagcaagGCATCCAGCGCGACAACGAGGTTCTTCTTCAGAGGCGCAAAGACCAGATCCAACCCGGTGGCAACATGCTCTCCGTCACCGTCCCCTACAGGGTCATCGACCAACCTCTCAAACTAGCACCGCAAGACTG GGACCGAGTGGTGGCCGTGTTTGTGCAGGGTCCCGCCTGGCAGTTCAAGGGTTGGCCCTGGCTGCTGCCCGACGGCTCCCCCGTCGACATCTTTGCCAAGA TTCgagcctttcacctgaagtacGATGAGGCCAAGACAGACCCCAATGTGCAGAAGTGGGACGTGACGGTCCTGGAGCTGAGCCGCCACCGGCGTCATCTTGACCGGCCCGTCTTCCTGCGCTTTTGGGAAACTCTGGACAG ATACATGGTGAAGCACAAATCTCATCTCAGGTTTTGA
- the LOC133510980 gene encoding beta-1,3-galactosyltransferase 2, producing MQWRRRLCCTRLGKLGFFLLLMALLISLILHIWQNITAGNSGLSKVEGLHVEKSIENTSISIWIPVKGKENISHGKLNISTQRGAAVEQSKSAKVNQSEEGGIHRTLLNGLFPYIINEPDKCQESQAAPFLVFIITTEALQVDARDAIRQTWANETLIRDVGVVRLFLLGKCEGEEGSRQQRILQKESLKYHDIIQQDFLDSYKNLTLKTLMGLHWVARYCSRASYVMKTDSDMFVNTENLIQGLLRPELKPKRNYFTGRLISNDLPIRDKKSKFYVSKKEYPEGKYPIFCSGTGYVLSGDLPLKIYTTSLSMRQLHLEDVHVALCLAKLGLKPIVPPHEFLFNHWRVPLAGCRYNRLITSHGFQPKEIIQHWRIQQSNKEKCTTIFWGN from the coding sequence ATGCAGTGGAGAAGGCGCCTCTGTTGTACACGGTTAGGAAAACTCGGCTTTTTCCTCCTACTGATGGCGCTGCTGATCTCTCTGATTCTTCACATTTGGCAAAATATCACAGCAGGCAATTCGGGGCTGTCAAAAGTTGAAGGACTTCATGTGGAGAAATCAATAGAGAACACAAGCATTTCTATCTGGATCCCCGTCAAAGgcaaagaaaacatttcccATGGGAAGCTAAACATCTCTACCCAGAGAGGTGCAGCTGTGGAGCAATCCAAGTCAGCCAAGGTCAACCAAAGTGAGGAGGGAGGCATTCATCGCACGTTGCTCAATGGCCTTTTCCCTTATATCATCAATGAACCAGACAAATGCCAAGAGAGTCAGGCGGCACCATTTCTGGTGTTCATAATAACCACGGAAGCTTTGCAGGTGGATGCCAGGGATGCGATCAGGCAGACCTGGGCGAACGAGACTTTGATCCGAGATGTGGGAGTCGTGCGCCTCTTTCTGCTAGGAAAATGTGAGGGGGAAGAGGGTAGTCGTCAGCAAAGGATACTCCAGAAAGAGAGTCTAAAATATCATGACATAATACAGCAGGACTTCCTGGATTCATACAAAAACCTGACGCTGAAGACCTTGATGGGTCTGCACTGGGTAGCACGGTATTGCTCCAGGGCCAGCTATGTCATGAAGACTGACAGTGACATGTTTGTCAACACGGAGAACCTTATCCAGGGGCTGCTCAGGCCAGAACTGAAGCCCAAGAGGAACTACTTTACAGGAAGACTTATTAGTAACGACTTGCCCATCCGAGATAAAAAGAGCAAGTTCTACGTTTCCAAAAAAGAATACCCAGAAGGGAAATATCCCATCTTCTGCTCTGGGACCGGTTACGTGCTCTCCGGAGACTTGCCGCTCAAAATTTACACAACATCTCTGAGTATGCGTCAACTGCATCTGGAGGATGTGCATGTGGCATTGTGCCTGGCCAAGCTTGGACTGAAGCCCATCGTGCCACCTCACGAATTTCTGTTCAACCACTGGCGGGTGCCCCTCGCAGGATGCCGGTACAACCGTCTGATCACGTCGCATGGCTTTCAGCCCAAGGAAATCATTCAACACTGGAGGATCCAGCAGAGCAACAAGGAAAAATGTACAACCATTTTTTGGGGAAACTGA